Proteins from one Bacteroides zhangwenhongii genomic window:
- a CDS encoding HAD family hydrolase, producing the protein MKELIKVIAFDADDTLWSNEPFFQEIEKQYVDMLTPYGTSEDISAALFQTEMNNLKYLGYGAKAFTISMIETALHLSGQNISGTDIQHIIELGKSLLEMPIELLPGVKETLKVLKEKKQYKLVVATKGDLLDQENKLERSGLTPYFDHIEVMSDKTEKEYQRMLNILQITPSEFVMVGNSLKSDIQPVLSLGGYGIHIPFEVMWKHEVVDTFIHDHLIQVKRVDELLTLF; encoded by the coding sequence ATGAAAGAACTTATAAAAGTCATAGCCTTCGATGCAGACGATACTTTATGGAGTAATGAACCGTTTTTCCAGGAAATAGAAAAACAATACGTAGACATGTTAACGCCTTATGGCACTTCCGAAGATATTTCAGCCGCTTTATTTCAAACAGAAATGAATAATTTGAAGTATCTCGGATATGGAGCCAAAGCTTTCACCATTTCTATGATAGAGACAGCTTTGCATTTGAGTGGACAAAATATTTCAGGTACAGACATCCAACATATTATTGAATTAGGTAAATCATTGCTGGAAATGCCTATTGAGCTATTACCGGGAGTGAAAGAAACACTGAAAGTATTGAAAGAAAAAAAGCAATACAAATTAGTAGTTGCTACCAAAGGGGATTTGCTCGATCAGGAGAATAAACTGGAACGTTCCGGGTTAACTCCTTATTTCGACCACATTGAAGTTATGTCCGATAAAACAGAGAAAGAATATCAGCGTATGTTGAATATATTACAAATCACTCCTTCCGAATTTGTCATGGTTGGCAATTCTTTGAAATCAGATATTCAGCCTGTTCTATCGCTGGGAGGGTATGGTATACATATTCCTTTTGAAGTGATGTGGAAGCATGAAGTCGTGGATACATTCATACATGACCATCTGATACAGGTGAAAAGAGTTGATGAGTTACTGACGTTGTTTTAA
- a CDS encoding response regulator transcription factor encodes MDVLQKEIDEVYATQPITDETLDNRVVEQHRRFIHSLTEINGGCAVISDLSNRKSYIAVHPWAHFLGLTPEEAALSVIDSMDEDCIYRRIHPEDLVEKRLLEYKFFQKTFAMPFDERLKYRGRCRIRMMNEKGVYQYIDNLVQIMENTPSGSAWLIFCLYSLSADQRTEQGIYPTITHMERGEVETLFLSEEHRNILSEREKEILRCIRKGLSSKEIATTLYISVNTVNRHRQNILEKLSVGNSIEACRAAELMKLL; translated from the coding sequence ATGGACGTATTACAAAAGGAAATAGATGAAGTTTATGCAACGCAACCGATTACTGATGAAACATTGGATAATAGGGTTGTAGAGCAGCATCGACGTTTTATTCATTCATTGACAGAGATTAATGGCGGGTGTGCTGTAATTTCAGATCTTTCGAACAGGAAGAGTTATATTGCCGTTCATCCGTGGGCACATTTCTTGGGGTTGACTCCCGAAGAAGCTGCTTTGAGTGTAATTGATTCTATGGATGAAGATTGTATTTACCGGCGTATTCATCCCGAAGATTTGGTAGAAAAGCGTTTGTTAGAATATAAGTTTTTCCAGAAAACCTTTGCAATGCCTTTTGATGAACGGTTGAAATACCGGGGAAGATGCAGAATACGTATGATGAATGAGAAAGGAGTGTATCAGTATATTGATAACTTAGTGCAGATTATGGAAAATACTCCTTCGGGGAGTGCATGGCTGATCTTTTGTCTTTATTCCCTGTCGGCAGACCAACGGACAGAGCAAGGTATATACCCTACCATTACTCACATGGAACGTGGAGAGGTAGAAACACTTTTCTTATCGGAGGAACATCGTAATATATTGTCCGAACGTGAAAAGGAAATACTTCGCTGTATACGTAAAGGACTATCAAGTAAGGAGATTGCAACAACCCTTTATATCAGTGTGAATACAGTCAACCGGCACCGACAGAATATTTTGGAGAAACTTTCTGTCGGGAATTCGATAGAAGCATGCCGGGCGGCTGAATTGATGAAACTGTTGTAA
- a CDS encoding DUF1349 domain-containing protein, whose protein sequence is MSIAFMAIATSSMGQSLNKMNWLNEPQQWEIKDGKTLVMDVPAKTDFWRVSHYGFTVDDGPFYYATYGGEFEVKVKITGNYVTTFDQMGLMLRIDHENWIKAGVEYVNGKQNVSAVVTHRTSDWSVVQLPDAPRSIWIKAVRCLDAVEIFFSRDDKEYIMMRTCWLQDNCPVMVGLMGACPDGKGFTATFEEFKVTPLADQRRLEWTKKQMNK, encoded by the coding sequence ATGTCAATAGCCTTTATGGCAATAGCAACTTCTTCTATGGGACAAAGTTTGAATAAAATGAACTGGCTGAATGAGCCTCAACAATGGGAAATAAAAGATGGTAAAACTTTAGTGATGGACGTTCCGGCAAAAACTGACTTCTGGCGGGTTTCTCATTATGGATTTACCGTAGACGACGGTCCTTTCTATTATGCCACTTACGGTGGAGAATTCGAAGTCAAAGTAAAGATAACCGGCAATTACGTAACAACTTTCGACCAAATGGGATTAATGCTGCGCATCGACCATGAAAACTGGATCAAAGCAGGTGTGGAATATGTGAATGGCAAACAGAATGTGAGTGCTGTTGTAACGCATCGGACTAGCGATTGGAGTGTAGTGCAGTTGCCGGATGCTCCCCGTTCTATATGGATAAAAGCAGTCCGCTGCTTGGATGCAGTAGAAATATTTTTCTCACGTGACGATAAAGAATATATTATGATGCGCACTTGTTGGTTGCAAGATAATTGTCCTGTCATGGTTGGGTTGATGGGAGCTTGTCCGGACGGGAAAGGCTTCACCGCTACATTCGAAGAATTTAAAGTGACTCCATTAGCCGATCAACGAAGACTGGAATGGACCAAGAAACAAATGAATAAATAG
- a CDS encoding winged helix DNA-binding domain-containing protein: MKIPNIRLLNQQLLSPLFTQPKELVSWMGAMQAQNYSMVKWAVGMRLKSATIQTVEKALREGEILRTHVMRPTWHLVAAEDIRWMLKLSAERVIAANESYAKGHNLDISEELYAKSYRLLEKILSGKKSLTRQEIAEHFSRSGIVADNHHMTRFMARAEQVGIVCSGEDKGSKCTYALLEERVPPMPELTKDESLARLARSYFRSHAPAVLQDFVWWSGLPVTEARQAIYLIDSELTAEEWNGQTWYIHEDCRTRGKVSGSLHLLPSYDEYLLGYKDRTDVLPKEHYAKAFTNNGLFYPIVLHEGQVIGNWDKSVKKGGSFIEHSWFRLDDCVDEVALNREKDRYIRFSFPKAML; encoded by the coding sequence ATGAAAATACCGAATATACGTTTACTCAACCAACAGTTGTTAAGTCCTCTTTTTACTCAACCGAAGGAACTTGTGTCTTGGATGGGAGCCATGCAGGCGCAGAATTATTCCATGGTAAAGTGGGCAGTAGGAATGCGTTTGAAGTCGGCAACGATTCAGACTGTGGAGAAAGCGTTACGCGAGGGTGAGATTTTGAGGACTCATGTAATGCGTCCGACATGGCATCTGGTAGCGGCAGAGGATATCCGATGGATGTTGAAACTTTCTGCCGAGCGTGTGATAGCTGCCAATGAATCTTATGCGAAAGGACATAATCTGGATATCTCCGAAGAACTTTATGCGAAAAGCTATCGGTTACTGGAAAAGATTCTTAGTGGAAAAAAGAGTCTGACAAGGCAGGAGATTGCTGAACATTTTAGCCGTTCGGGAATTGTGGCGGATAATCATCATATGACCCGCTTTATGGCGCGGGCAGAACAGGTAGGTATTGTTTGTAGTGGAGAAGATAAAGGAAGTAAATGCACGTATGCGCTTTTGGAAGAACGTGTTCCGCCAATGCCCGAACTGACAAAAGATGAATCTTTGGCTCGTTTGGCCAGAAGCTATTTTCGGAGTCATGCTCCCGCTGTTTTACAAGATTTTGTCTGGTGGTCGGGACTGCCTGTTACTGAAGCAAGGCAAGCTATCTATCTGATTGATTCAGAATTGACTGCGGAAGAATGGAATGGACAGACATGGTATATTCATGAAGATTGTCGGACTCGCGGAAAAGTCTCCGGAAGTTTACATCTTCTTCCTTCTTATGATGAGTATTTACTTGGGTATAAAGACCGGACAGACGTTTTGCCTAAAGAGCATTATGCAAAAGCATTTACGAATAATGGCCTGTTTTATCCGATTGTTCTTCATGAGGGGCAGGTGATAGGAAACTGGGATAAATCTGTTAAAAAAGGAGGCTCGTTCATAGAACATTCATGGTTCCGGCTGGATGATTGTGTCGATGAAGTTGCTTTGAACCGTGAAAAGGACAGGTATATACGATTCTCATTCCCTAAAGCTATGCTTTAG
- a CDS encoding 3-phosphoshikimate 1-carboxyvinyltransferase, which translates to MLYKLIPPSTVTAAIQLPASKSISNRALIINALGKGTYAPENLSDCDDTQVMIKALTEGRETIDIMAAGTAMRFLTAYLSVTPGERTITGTARMQQRPIQILVNALRELGAEIAYTNNEGYPPLYIKGAELKGNEITLKGNVSSQYISALLMIGPVLKDGLTLHLSGEIISRPYINLTLQLMQDFGAKAAWTSPSSISVAPQLYQSIPFKVESDWSAASYWYQISALSPKAEIELLGLFRNSYQGDSRGAEVFSRLGITTEFTSQGVKLKKTGKAPERLEEDFVDIPDLAQTFVVTCALLNIPFRFTGLQSLKIKETDRIAALRTELKKLGYVIEEENDSILMWNGERCEPEEIPVIDTYEDHRMAMAFAPAVICHPNLLIADPQVVTKSYPGYWKDLKQAGFQVINEG; encoded by the coding sequence ATGCTCTATAAACTCATCCCTCCCTCAACGGTAACAGCAGCTATCCAGTTGCCGGCTTCTAAAAGTATCAGTAATCGTGCATTAATCATCAATGCATTGGGTAAAGGAACGTATGCTCCTGAAAACCTGTCTGATTGTGACGATACACAGGTGATGATAAAGGCTCTCACCGAAGGGAGAGAGACGATTGACATCATGGCTGCGGGCACTGCTATGCGTTTTCTTACCGCCTATTTAAGTGTGACTCCGGGAGAACGGACCATCACAGGAACAGCACGTATGCAGCAACGTCCGATACAGATATTAGTTAATGCACTTCGGGAATTAGGAGCCGAAATAGCGTATACCAACAATGAAGGGTATCCTCCCCTATATATCAAAGGGGCAGAGCTGAAAGGAAACGAAATAACACTGAAAGGAAATGTCAGTTCACAATATATATCTGCTTTGCTGATGATAGGTCCGGTACTCAAAGACGGTTTGACATTGCATTTGAGCGGGGAGATTATTTCCCGTCCATATATTAATCTTACATTGCAACTGATGCAGGACTTTGGAGCCAAAGCCGCATGGACTTCTCCAAGCAGTATTTCCGTTGCTCCACAACTCTACCAGAGTATTCCTTTCAAAGTGGAAAGTGACTGGAGTGCGGCTTCCTATTGGTATCAGATTTCTGCCTTGTCTCCCAAAGCAGAAATAGAATTGTTAGGATTGTTCCGTAACAGTTATCAGGGTGATAGTCGGGGAGCAGAAGTTTTCTCACGCCTAGGTATAACTACCGAATTTACATCGCAAGGTGTGAAACTGAAAAAAACAGGCAAAGCACCGGAAAGGCTGGAAGAGGACTTTGTCGATATTCCGGACTTGGCACAGACGTTTGTCGTTACTTGTGCCTTGCTGAATATTCCTTTCCGTTTCACAGGATTACAAAGTCTGAAAATAAAAGAGACTGACCGTATTGCCGCATTGCGCACCGAGCTTAAAAAGCTGGGATATGTTATCGAAGAAGAAAATGACAGCATATTAATGTGGAATGGCGAACGATGTGAACCGGAGGAAATTCCGGTGATTGACACCTACGAAGATCATCGTATGGCAATGGCATTTGCTCCGGCAGTTATCTGTCATCCTAATTTGCTTATTGCCGATCCGCAGGTGGTCACCAAATCATATCCCGGATATTGGAAGGATTTGAAGCAGGCCGGATTTCAGGTGATAAACGAAGGATAA
- a CDS encoding GNAT family N-acetyltransferase, whose translation MNTDFINITAENLSNEHLCCIIRSKKSHPGIEAKRQWLSDRLKEGHVFRKLNAKATVFIEYAPLEKAWVPIIGDSYYYLYCLWVLGSPRGNGYGSSLMEYCIADAKEKGRSGICMLGAKKQKSWLSDQSFAKKFGFEVVDTTDNGYELLALSFDGTAPEFTPNAKNLKIESEELTIYYGMQCPYIYKYIEMIKQYCETNDVPVSFIQVNTLQKAKELPCVFNNFAVFYKGSFETVNLPTIDYLKRILKK comes from the coding sequence ATGAATACTGATTTCATAAACATAACAGCAGAAAATCTTTCCAATGAGCATTTATGCTGTATTATCCGTAGCAAGAAATCTCATCCGGGCATTGAAGCAAAACGGCAATGGCTTTCCGACCGACTGAAGGAAGGTCATGTTTTTAGAAAGTTAAATGCAAAAGCTACGGTCTTTATTGAATATGCTCCTCTTGAAAAAGCCTGGGTTCCGATAATAGGAGACAGCTACTATTACCTCTATTGTTTATGGGTTTTAGGCAGTCCCAGAGGAAACGGGTATGGAAGTTCGTTGATGGAATACTGCATAGCCGATGCTAAAGAAAAAGGTAGATCCGGCATTTGTATGCTTGGGGCAAAAAAACAGAAGAGCTGGCTTTCTGATCAATCATTTGCAAAGAAATTTGGTTTTGAAGTTGTTGACACTACCGATAATGGATATGAATTGCTTGCTCTTTCTTTTGACGGAACAGCACCGGAATTTACACCAAATGCCAAGAATCTGAAAATAGAAAGTGAGGAACTTACGATTTATTATGGCATGCAATGCCCCTATATCTATAAATACATTGAAATGATCAAACAATATTGTGAAACAAATGATGTCCCTGTTTCTTTTATTCAAGTAAATACGCTACAGAAAGCAAAAGAGTTACCTTGTGTTTTTAATAATTTTGCTGTATTTTATAAAGGAAGTTTTGAGACTGTGAACTTGCCAACTATCGACTATTTAAAAAGAATACTCAAAAAATAA
- a CDS encoding leucine-rich repeat domain-containing protein, with amino-acid sequence MKRQSILFVRSMCVVILFITLAACKDTDNRAFGDDFDFPALTDENTIRFTVNVVGDWRQLDIVASGGRMVIDWGNGRIQKIEDPSSMTGGMVYRYGNKGSYEVKIWAEELQFIDISGLLLPLSNLYLGNMPRMKSLALNSISDTRELDLNTFCPNVESINIGSFADLERLEIKDCSRLRSIQVYSNPKLTSIEFGSHPETESLYCSYNDLSSLSLKSLPALRNIDLSSNERLSHLELNEETSISAILIQGCAFQSITDILKCCPSLRELSCSYNKLTELDLSGCSNISELRCEHNQLTRLVVPQGSLLEHLYCHSNQLDEDALNTLFDSLGQVVNPAIYYPTPPRQYRISFNDNPGADDCNRSILNDKNWIVENK; translated from the coding sequence ATGAAAAGACAGAGTATATTATTCGTTCGGAGTATGTGTGTGGTTATCTTATTCATTACTCTTGCCGCCTGTAAAGATACAGACAACAGAGCGTTTGGAGATGATTTTGATTTTCCGGCGTTGACAGATGAAAACACGATTCGCTTTACAGTAAATGTTGTAGGAGACTGGCGGCAATTGGACATTGTAGCAAGTGGGGGACGAATGGTGATAGATTGGGGAAACGGTCGTATACAGAAAATAGAAGACCCTTCTTCAATGACTGGCGGAATGGTATATAGATATGGAAATAAGGGATCATACGAAGTGAAGATTTGGGCTGAAGAGCTGCAGTTTATCGATATAAGTGGTTTGCTTCTTCCTTTGAGTAATCTTTATTTGGGAAATATGCCGCGAATGAAATCTCTGGCTTTGAATAGTATTTCTGATACCCGAGAATTGGACTTGAATACCTTTTGTCCTAATGTGGAAAGTATTAATATCGGTAGTTTCGCAGATTTGGAGCGTCTGGAGATTAAGGATTGCTCCCGATTGCGATCTATACAAGTTTATTCTAATCCAAAATTAACTTCAATAGAGTTTGGCAGTCATCCGGAAACGGAAAGTCTATACTGTTCTTATAATGATCTTTCTTCCCTTTCCCTTAAAAGCTTACCGGCATTGCGCAATATTGATTTGAGTTCTAATGAACGATTGTCACATCTGGAATTGAACGAGGAGACTTCAATTTCTGCGATATTAATACAAGGATGTGCTTTCCAATCAATTACTGATATATTGAAATGTTGCCCTTCTTTAAGGGAATTAAGTTGTTCATATAATAAATTGACTGAACTTGATCTATCCGGTTGCTCTAATATCAGTGAGTTGCGTTGTGAACATAATCAGCTAACTCGTTTAGTGGTGCCGCAAGGAAGTTTGTTAGAACATCTTTATTGTCACTCGAATCAATTGGATGAGGATGCCCTGAATACGCTGTTTGATTCCTTGGGGCAAGTGGTAAACCCTGCCATTTATTATCCGACTCCTCCCCGCCAATATAGGATTTCTTTTAATGATAATCCGGGAGCAGATGATTGTAATAGAAGTATCTTGAATGATAAGAACTGGATAGTTGAAAATAAGTAA
- a CDS encoding phospholipase: MWILIISLVLLGVIALIAGIIRNKRLQKKIERGELDRMPEVKEVDAECCGQHEVCERDSLLAAVSKKIEYYDDEELDQFIGRPGNAYTAEETDMFRDVLYTTLDIEVAGWVRSLQLRGIELPDDLKDEVFLIIGERRNGES, from the coding sequence ATGTGGATACTTATTATAAGTCTGGTACTGCTGGGTGTTATCGCGCTGATAGCCGGAATCATCCGCAACAAAAGACTACAGAAGAAAATAGAGAGAGGCGAACTGGATCGTATGCCGGAAGTGAAAGAAGTAGATGCGGAATGCTGCGGACAACACGAAGTATGCGAACGGGACAGTCTGTTGGCCGCTGTCAGCAAAAAGATAGAATACTACGATGATGAAGAGCTGGACCAATTCATCGGCAGACCTGGAAATGCATATACGGCAGAAGAGACAGATATGTTTCGGGATGTACTGTATACAACATTGGATATAGAAGTGGCCGGATGGGTACGTAGTCTTCAACTCCGTGGCATCGAACTGCCGGATGATCTCAAAGACGAGGTCTTTCTGATTATCGGAGAAAGAAGAAACGGAGAGAGTTGA
- a CDS encoding metal ABC transporter permease, producing MDLLQYTFFQHALLGSLLASIACGIIGTYIVTRRLVFISGGITHASFGGIGLGLFAGISPILSAAVFSVLSAFGVEWLSRRKDMREDSAIAVFWTLGMALGIMFSFLSPGFAPDLSAYLFGNILTINQIDLWMLGILALILTGFFYLFIRPIVYIAFDREFARSQKIPVEIFEYVLMMFIALTIVACLRMVGIVLAISLLTIPQMTANLFTYSFKKIIWLSIGIGFLGCLGGLFISYHWKVPSGASIIFFSILIYAVCKIGKSCCRKKSS from the coding sequence TTGGATTTACTACAATATACATTCTTTCAACACGCCTTGTTGGGTAGTCTGCTGGCAAGCATTGCCTGTGGGATTATCGGTACATATATCGTTACCCGCCGCTTGGTGTTCATCAGTGGAGGAATCACTCATGCTTCTTTCGGAGGAATCGGGCTAGGATTGTTTGCCGGAATTTCCCCGATACTCTCGGCGGCTGTATTCTCGGTTTTATCAGCCTTCGGTGTGGAGTGGCTTAGCAGACGGAAAGATATGCGTGAGGACTCTGCCATTGCAGTATTCTGGACGTTGGGAATGGCACTCGGAATCATGTTCAGCTTTTTGTCACCCGGATTTGCACCCGACTTATCAGCTTATCTTTTTGGGAATATCCTGACCATTAATCAAATTGACTTATGGATGCTTGGCATATTGGCACTCATACTGACCGGATTCTTTTATCTGTTTATCCGCCCTATCGTATATATTGCCTTTGACCGTGAATTTGCACGTTCGCAGAAGATTCCGGTAGAGATATTCGAATACGTGTTAATGATGTTCATCGCATTGACTATTGTGGCCTGCCTGCGGATGGTAGGTATTGTGTTAGCCATATCTCTTCTCACCATTCCACAAATGACGGCTAACCTCTTCACTTATAGCTTCAAGAAAATCATCTGGTTGTCCATCGGTATCGGTTTCTTGGGATGCTTGGGCGGATTGTTTATTTCTTATCATTGGAAAGTCCCCTCGGGAGCTTCAATTATATTCTTCTCTATCCTGATTTATGCTGTCTGCAAAATCGGAAAGAGTTGTTGCAGGAAAAAGTCATCATAA
- the tsaE gene encoding tRNA (adenosine(37)-N6)-threonylcarbamoyltransferase complex ATPase subunit type 1 TsaE produces the protein MEIKIQSLESIHEAAREFIAAMGDNTVFALYGKMGAGKTTFVKALCEELGVADVISSPTFAIVNEYRSDETGELIYHFDFYRIKKLSEVYDMGYEDYFYSGALCFIEWPELVEELLPGDAVKVTIEELEDGSRVIKL, from the coding sequence ATGGAAATCAAAATTCAATCACTGGAAAGTATCCATGAAGCAGCCCGGGAATTCATCGCTGCTATGGGCGACAACACTGTATTTGCTTTATACGGAAAGATGGGTGCCGGTAAAACCACATTTGTGAAAGCACTCTGCGAAGAATTGGGTGTAGCCGATGTTATCAGTTCTCCGACTTTTGCTATTGTCAACGAATACCGTTCGGACGAAACCGGGGAGTTAATCTATCACTTCGATTTTTACCGCATCAAGAAACTAAGTGAAGTGTACGACATGGGATACGAAGATTATTTCTACAGTGGCGCTCTCTGCTTTATCGAATGGCCGGAACTGGTGGAAGAATTACTGCCGGGTGACGCCGTAAAAGTAACGATTGAAGAATTGGAAGACGGAAGTAGAGTGATTAAACTATGA
- a CDS encoding immunity 17 family protein, giving the protein MSGQYIVQGIFALAGTVSLLASLLNWDWFFTTRNAQTIVRNVGRDRARLFYGILGIIIIGMAIFFFVETRKAMGL; this is encoded by the coding sequence ATGAGCGGACAATATATCGTACAAGGAATCTTTGCGCTGGCAGGAACTGTCTCCCTGCTGGCGTCATTGCTTAACTGGGACTGGTTCTTTACAACACGTAATGCGCAAACCATTGTCAGAAATGTAGGACGCGACCGGGCACGACTCTTCTATGGGATATTAGGGATTATCATTATCGGCATGGCTATATTCTTTTTTGTAGAAACACGAAAAGCCATGGGATTATAA
- a CDS encoding DUF58 domain-containing protein, protein MFLTRRFYIVLIVVILLLGSGYVLAPFFVIGQWTLFVLLLVVSADVYSLYRIRGIQAFRQCADRFSNGDENEVSIRVESSYPYPVSLEVIDEIPFIFQKRDVDFRTKLQANEGKTITYRLRPTRRGVYSFGYVRVFVTGRIGLVSRRYTCAEPLDIKVYPSYLMLHQYELLAMSDNLTELGIKRVRRVGHHTEFEQIKEYVKGDDYRTINWKASARRHELMVNVYQDERSQQIYNVIDKGRVMQQAFRGMTLLDYAINASLVLSYVAMRKEDKAGLVTFDEHFDTFVPASRQPGYMQTLLENLYSQQTTFGETDFSALCVHLNKHVSKRSLLVLYTNFSSIGSMNRQLAYLKQLNHRHRLLVVFFEDADLKEYIAQPAKDTEGYYRHVIAEKFAYEKRLIVSTLKQHGIYSLLTTPENLSIDVINKYLEMKARQLL, encoded by the coding sequence ATGTTTTTAACTCGTCGCTTCTATATTGTCCTGATCGTAGTTATCCTGTTGCTGGGTAGCGGATACGTTCTTGCTCCGTTCTTTGTCATCGGGCAGTGGACACTTTTTGTCTTGCTTCTGGTGGTATCGGCAGATGTGTATTCTCTTTATCGTATTCGGGGAATACAGGCTTTCCGCCAGTGTGCCGACCGCTTCTCCAATGGTGATGAGAATGAGGTAAGTATTCGTGTGGAAAGCAGCTATCCGTATCCTGTATCTTTAGAGGTTATTGATGAGATTCCTTTTATCTTTCAGAAACGTGATGTTGACTTTCGTACGAAGTTACAGGCGAATGAAGGAAAGACGATAACTTACCGTTTGCGCCCTACCCGTCGCGGTGTTTATTCGTTCGGGTATGTCAGAGTTTTTGTGACCGGAAGGATTGGGTTGGTTTCCCGTCGTTATACCTGTGCGGAACCTTTGGATATCAAGGTGTATCCGTCTTATCTGATGCTTCATCAATATGAATTGTTGGCGATGAGTGATAATCTGACCGAGCTGGGAATAAAGCGTGTTCGCAGGGTGGGACATCATACGGAGTTTGAACAAATCAAAGAGTATGTAAAGGGAGACGATTATCGTACGATTAACTGGAAAGCGAGTGCACGCAGGCATGAGCTTATGGTGAATGTATATCAGGATGAACGTTCGCAGCAGATTTACAATGTGATAGATAAAGGACGGGTGATGCAGCAGGCTTTTCGTGGGATGACTTTGTTGGATTATGCGATTAATGCTTCGTTGGTGCTTTCGTATGTTGCCATGCGGAAAGAAGACAAAGCCGGATTGGTGACCTTTGATGAACACTTCGATACTTTTGTCCCTGCTTCCAGGCAGCCGGGATATATGCAAACGTTGTTGGAGAATCTGTATAGTCAGCAGACTACTTTCGGGGAGACGGATTTCTCGGCTCTTTGTGTGCATCTGAACAAACACGTCAGTAAACGGAGCTTGTTGGTGCTCTATACCAACTTTTCGAGTATAGGCAGCATGAATCGCCAGTTGGCTTATCTGAAACAGCTGAATCACCGTCACCGTTTGCTCGTGGTCTTTTTCGAGGATGCCGATCTGAAGGAATACATTGCACAACCGGCAAAAGATACGGAAGGCTATTATCGCCATGTGATTGCAGAGAAGTTTGCTTACGAGAAACGGCTCATCGTATCTACTTTGAAGCAGCACGGGATCTATTCTTTGTTGACCACACCGGAAAATCTTTCCATTGATGTGATTAATAAATATTTGGAGATGAAAGCACGGCAATTATTGTAA
- a CDS encoding AAA family ATPase, producing MEENTEQRLDLTLFSEKIQELKERIASVVVGQEQTVDLVLTAVLANGHVLIEGVPGVAKTLLARLTARLIDADFSRIQFTPDLMPSDVLGTTVFNMKTNGFDFHQGPIFADIVLVDEINRAPAKTQAALFEVMEERQVSIDGTTHRMGELYTILATQNPVEQEGTYKLPEAQLDRFLMKITMDYPSLEEEVNILERHHTNAALVKLEDVTPVLTKEELLSLRALMSRVFVDRTLLQYIALIVQQTRTSKAVYLGASPRASVAMLQSSKAYALLQGRDFVTPEDIKFVAPYVLQHRLILTAEAEMEGYSPVKVTQRLIDKVEVPK from the coding sequence ATGGAAGAGAATACAGAACAACGGTTAGATTTAACTCTTTTTTCCGAGAAGATACAGGAGTTGAAGGAGCGGATTGCGTCCGTCGTTGTGGGACAGGAGCAGACTGTCGATTTGGTGTTGACGGCTGTTCTGGCGAATGGACACGTATTGATAGAAGGTGTTCCGGGCGTTGCAAAGACACTATTGGCTCGTTTGACTGCCCGTCTGATTGATGCTGACTTCAGTCGTATCCAGTTTACTCCGGATTTAATGCCGAGTGATGTGCTGGGTACAACTGTGTTTAATATGAAAACCAATGGTTTTGACTTTCATCAGGGACCGATTTTTGCAGATATCGTATTGGTAGATGAAATCAACCGTGCTCCTGCGAAGACACAGGCTGCCTTGTTTGAAGTGATGGAAGAACGCCAGGTCAGTATCGACGGGACCACTCACCGGATGGGAGAACTTTATACGATTCTGGCTACTCAGAACCCGGTGGAGCAGGAGGGGACATACAAACTTCCCGAAGCGCAGCTCGACCGTTTTCTGATGAAGATAACGATGGATTATCCTTCGCTGGAAGAGGAAGTGAACATTCTGGAACGCCACCATACGAATGCGGCATTGGTAAAACTGGAAGATGTGACCCCCGTACTTACTAAAGAAGAACTTCTTTCTCTTCGTGCCTTGATGAGCCGGGTGTTTGTAGACCGTACGCTACTTCAATATATCGCGTTGATTGTGCAGCAGACTCGTACTAGCAAGGCAGTGTATCTGGGAGCTTCTCCGCGTGCTTCCGTAGCGATGTTGCAATCTTCAAAGGCCTATGCTCTTTTGCAAGGACGTGATTTTGTGACGCCGGAAGATATCAAGTTTGTAGCTCCCTATGTACTTCAGCATCGCCTGATCCTGACTGCGGAAGCTGAAATGGAAGGATACTCGCCGGTGAAAGTGACACAGCGTTTGATTGATAAAGTGGAAGTCCCGAAATAG